One window from the genome of Drosophila albomicans strain 15112-1751.03 chromosome 2L, ASM965048v2, whole genome shotgun sequence encodes:
- the LOC117563709 gene encoding hepatocyte growth factor-regulated tyrosine kinase substrate isoform X4, whose product MFRSTFDRNLENATSHLRLEPDWPSILLICDEINQKDVTPKNAFAAIKKKMNSPNPHSACYSLLVLESIVKNCGAPVHDEVFTKENCEMFSSFLEQTPHENVRQKMLELVQTWAYAFRSMDKYQAIKDTMTILKAKGHTFPELKEADAMFTADTAPNWADGKVCHRCRAEFTFTNRKHHCRNCGQVFCGQCTGKQCPLPKYGIEKDVRVCDGCFMALQRPAGAASGKTSSTRVAGDSDLPAEYLNSSLSQQVQTPARKSEQELKEEEELNLALALSQSEAEQKKQQPISYRMQQRSPSPEAPPVQAQVAVQQQQQEESNPDLAKYLNRSYWEQRKISESSVMASPSAPSPMPPTPQPQQQLPQLLQQAQQMLPAKTADELQIDEFAANMRIQVEIFVNRMKSNSSRGRSISNDSSVQTLFMTLTSLHSQQLSYIKELDDKRMWYEQLQDKLAQIKDSRAALDVLRQEHVEKLRRIAEEQERQRQLQMAQKLEIMRKKKQEYLDYQRQLALQRIQEQEREMQLRQEHQKAQYLMGQQTAPYPYMAAPHGSPSHQLNNVYNPYAAAGGFAAAPNGQFAGGIAPPGMYMMQPDNPYPNPGQANPMMQQLPPQQQPQAPLQQSLQQPQSLQQPPQSLQQPPQPLQQPQPHLAHVMLQQQQMVQTHSPLANTQAPPQQQQLPPQAAAPPPQQQQQQQLAVSAPPQAIEAQVQAVAAAPAPPQNEPEPVKATEPATAELISFD is encoded by the exons ATGTTTCGCTCTACTTTCGATCGAAATCTGG AGAACGCAACCAGCCATTTGCGCTTGGAACCCGACTGGCCATCCATACTCTTGATCTGCGATGAAATCAATCAGAAAGATGTCAC cccaaaaaatgcatttgctgctATTAAGAAGAAAATGAACTCGCCCAATCCGCACTCGGCATGCTACTCGCTACTGGTGCTCGAGAGCATTGTGAAGAACTGCGGAGCTCCGGTGCACGACGAAGTGTTCACCAAGGAGAACTGCGAGATGTTTAGCAGCTTCCTGGAGCAGACGCCGCACGAGAATGTGCGTCAGAAAATGCTGGAACTAGTCCAAACATGGGCCTATGCTTTTCGTTCCATGGACAAATATCAGGCGATTAAG GACACCATGACCATTTTGAAGGCCAAGGGACACACGTTCCCAGAGCTCAAGGAAGCGGATGCCATGTTCACCGCCGACACGGCGCCCAACTGGGCCGATGGCAAGGTGTGTCATCGGTGTCGTGCCGAGTTCACGTTCACCAATCGCAAGCATCACTGCCGTAATTGCGGTCAGGTATTTTGTGGCCAGTGCACGGGTAAACAGTGCCCGCTGCCCAAGTATGGCATCGAGAAGGACGTGCGTGTGTGCGACGGCTGCTTCATGGCACTGCAACGTCCAGCTGGAGCAGCTTCTGGCAAGACGAGTTCAACGCGAGTGGCTGGAGATTCGGATCTGCCTGCGGAATATTTGAACAGCTCGCTGTCACAACAGGTGCAG ACGCCAGCGCGCAAAAGCGAACAGGAGTTGAAGGAGGAGGAAGAACTGAACTTGGCGTTAGCTCTTAGCCAGTCAGAGGCggagcagaagaagcagcaaccgATTAGCTATCGCATGCAGCAACGTTCTCCCAGCCCCGAGGCGCCGCCAGTTCAAGCCCAAGTCGCtgtccaacagcagcagcaggaggaaAGCAATCCCGACTTGGCCAAGTACTTGAATCGCAGCTACTGGGAGCAGCGCAAGATAAGCGAATCCTCGGTCATGGCCAGTCCCTCGGCACCTAGTCCTATGCCTCCTACACCGCAACCccaacagcagctgccacaactGCTGCAACAGGCACAGCAAATGCTGCCAGCCAAGACCGCCGATGAGCTGCAGATCGACGAGTTTGCCGCCAACATGCGAATCCAGGTCGAGATCTTTGTGAACCGCATGAAATCGAATTCGAGTCGTGGTCGCAGCATCTCCAACGATTCCTCGGTGCAGACGCTCTTCATGACGCTGACCTCGCTGCACTCGCAACAGCTCAGCTACATCAAGGAACTGGACGACAAGCGCATGTGGTACGAGCAGCTGCAGGATAAGCTCGCTCAGATCAAGGATTCCCGTGCAGCGTTGGATGTGCTGCGCCAGGAGCATGTGGAGAAGTTGCGTCGCATTGCCGAGGAGCAGGAGCGACAGCGTCAACTGCAGATGGCTCAGAAGCTTGAGATTATGCGCAAGAAGAAGCAAGAGTATTTGGACTATCAACGTCAGCTGGCACTGCAGCGCATCCAGGAGCAGGAACGCGAAATGCAGCTGCGCCAGGAGCATCAAAAGGCGCAGTATTTGATGGGGCAGCAGACAGCGCCATATCCCTACATGGCAGCGCCTCACGGTTCGCCCTCGCATCAATTGAACAACGTTTACAATCCGTATGCGGCAGCTGGCGGCTTTGCCGCTGCTCCGAATGGACAATTTGCGGGAGGGATTGCGCCTCCTGGCATGTACATGATGCAACCCGACAACCCGTATCCCAATCCCGGACAAGCTAATCCAATGATGCAGCAGCTAccgccacaacagcaacctCAAGCGCCGCTGCAGCAGTCCCTACAACAGCCACAGTCCCTTCAGCAACCAC CACAGTCCCTTCAGCAACCACCGCAACCTCTTCAGCAACCCCAACCCCATCTGGCTCACGtcatgttgcagcaacaacaaatggttCAAACACATTCGCCCCTCGCCAACACTCAAGCTccgccgcaacaacaacaactgcctCCACAAGCAGCTGCTCCaccaccacagcaacaacaacaacaacagctcgcAGTCTCAGCTCCACCTCAAGCCATCGAAGCCCAGGTTCaagctgtggctgctgcgcCAGCTCCGCCGCAAAACGAACCCGAACCCGTCAAGGCAACTGAACCTGCCACCGCGGAGCTCATCAGCTTTGATTAG
- the LOC117563709 gene encoding hepatocyte growth factor-regulated tyrosine kinase substrate isoform X3, producing MFRSTFDRNLENATSHLRLEPDWPSILLICDEINQKDVTPKNAFAAIKKKMNSPNPHSACYSLLVLESIVKNCGAPVHDEVFTKENCEMFSSFLEQTPHENVRQKMLELVQTWAYAFRSMDKYQAIKDTMTILKAKGHTFPELKEADAMFTADTAPNWADGKVCHRCRAEFTFTNRKHHCRNCGQVFCGQCTGKQCPLPKYGIEKDVRVCDGCFMALQRPAGAASGKTSSTRVAGDSDLPAEYLNSSLSQQVQTPARKSEQELKEEEELNLALALSQSEAEQKKQQPISYRMQQRSPSPEAPPVQAQVAVQQQQQEESNPDLAKYLNRSYWEQRKISESSVMASPSAPSPMPPTPQPQQQLPQLLQQAQQMLPAKTADELQIDEFAANMRIQVEIFVNRMKSNSSRGRSISNDSSVQTLFMTLTSLHSQQLSYIKELDDKRMWYEQLQDKLAQIKDSRAALDVLRQEHVEKLRRIAEEQERQRQLQMAQKLEIMRKKKQEYLDYQRQLALQRIQEQEREMQLRQEHQKAQYLMGQQTAPYPYMAAPHGSPSHQLNNVYNPYAAAGGFAAAPNGQFAGGIAPPGMYMMQPDNPYPNPGQANPMMQQLPPQQQPQAPLQQSLQQPQSLQQPPQSLQQPPQSLQQPPQSLQQPPQPLQQPQPHLAHVMLQQQQMVQTHSPLANTQAPPQQQQLPPQAAAPPPQQQQQQQLAVSAPPQAIEAQVQAVAAAPAPPQNEPEPVKATEPATAELISFD from the exons ATGTTTCGCTCTACTTTCGATCGAAATCTGG AGAACGCAACCAGCCATTTGCGCTTGGAACCCGACTGGCCATCCATACTCTTGATCTGCGATGAAATCAATCAGAAAGATGTCAC cccaaaaaatgcatttgctgctATTAAGAAGAAAATGAACTCGCCCAATCCGCACTCGGCATGCTACTCGCTACTGGTGCTCGAGAGCATTGTGAAGAACTGCGGAGCTCCGGTGCACGACGAAGTGTTCACCAAGGAGAACTGCGAGATGTTTAGCAGCTTCCTGGAGCAGACGCCGCACGAGAATGTGCGTCAGAAAATGCTGGAACTAGTCCAAACATGGGCCTATGCTTTTCGTTCCATGGACAAATATCAGGCGATTAAG GACACCATGACCATTTTGAAGGCCAAGGGACACACGTTCCCAGAGCTCAAGGAAGCGGATGCCATGTTCACCGCCGACACGGCGCCCAACTGGGCCGATGGCAAGGTGTGTCATCGGTGTCGTGCCGAGTTCACGTTCACCAATCGCAAGCATCACTGCCGTAATTGCGGTCAGGTATTTTGTGGCCAGTGCACGGGTAAACAGTGCCCGCTGCCCAAGTATGGCATCGAGAAGGACGTGCGTGTGTGCGACGGCTGCTTCATGGCACTGCAACGTCCAGCTGGAGCAGCTTCTGGCAAGACGAGTTCAACGCGAGTGGCTGGAGATTCGGATCTGCCTGCGGAATATTTGAACAGCTCGCTGTCACAACAGGTGCAG ACGCCAGCGCGCAAAAGCGAACAGGAGTTGAAGGAGGAGGAAGAACTGAACTTGGCGTTAGCTCTTAGCCAGTCAGAGGCggagcagaagaagcagcaaccgATTAGCTATCGCATGCAGCAACGTTCTCCCAGCCCCGAGGCGCCGCCAGTTCAAGCCCAAGTCGCtgtccaacagcagcagcaggaggaaAGCAATCCCGACTTGGCCAAGTACTTGAATCGCAGCTACTGGGAGCAGCGCAAGATAAGCGAATCCTCGGTCATGGCCAGTCCCTCGGCACCTAGTCCTATGCCTCCTACACCGCAACCccaacagcagctgccacaactGCTGCAACAGGCACAGCAAATGCTGCCAGCCAAGACCGCCGATGAGCTGCAGATCGACGAGTTTGCCGCCAACATGCGAATCCAGGTCGAGATCTTTGTGAACCGCATGAAATCGAATTCGAGTCGTGGTCGCAGCATCTCCAACGATTCCTCGGTGCAGACGCTCTTCATGACGCTGACCTCGCTGCACTCGCAACAGCTCAGCTACATCAAGGAACTGGACGACAAGCGCATGTGGTACGAGCAGCTGCAGGATAAGCTCGCTCAGATCAAGGATTCCCGTGCAGCGTTGGATGTGCTGCGCCAGGAGCATGTGGAGAAGTTGCGTCGCATTGCCGAGGAGCAGGAGCGACAGCGTCAACTGCAGATGGCTCAGAAGCTTGAGATTATGCGCAAGAAGAAGCAAGAGTATTTGGACTATCAACGTCAGCTGGCACTGCAGCGCATCCAGGAGCAGGAACGCGAAATGCAGCTGCGCCAGGAGCATCAAAAGGCGCAGTATTTGATGGGGCAGCAGACAGCGCCATATCCCTACATGGCAGCGCCTCACGGTTCGCCCTCGCATCAATTGAACAACGTTTACAATCCGTATGCGGCAGCTGGCGGCTTTGCCGCTGCTCCGAATGGACAATTTGCGGGAGGGATTGCGCCTCCTGGCATGTACATGATGCAACCCGACAACCCGTATCCCAATCCCGGACAAGCTAATCCAATGATGCAGCAGCTAccgccacaacagcaacctCAAGCGCCGCTGCAGCAGTCCCTACAACAGCCACAGTCCCTTCAGCAACCAC CTCAATCCCTTCAGCAACCACCACAATCCCTACAACAGCCACCACAGTCCCTTCAGCAACCACCGCAACCTCTTCAGCAACCCCAACCCCATCTGGCTCACGtcatgttgcagcaacaacaaatggttCAAACACATTCGCCCCTCGCCAACACTCAAGCTccgccgcaacaacaacaactgcctCCACAAGCAGCTGCTCCaccaccacagcaacaacaacaacaacagctcgcAGTCTCAGCTCCACCTCAAGCCATCGAAGCCCAGGTTCaagctgtggctgctgcgcCAGCTCCGCCGCAAAACGAACCCGAACCCGTCAAGGCAACTGAACCTGCCACCGCGGAGCTCATCAGCTTTGATTAG
- the LOC117563709 gene encoding hepatocyte growth factor-regulated tyrosine kinase substrate isoform X2, producing MFRSTFDRNLENATSHLRLEPDWPSILLICDEINQKDVTPKNAFAAIKKKMNSPNPHSACYSLLVLESIVKNCGAPVHDEVFTKENCEMFSSFLEQTPHENVRQKMLELVQTWAYAFRSMDKYQAIKDTMTILKAKGHTFPELKEADAMFTADTAPNWADGKVCHRCRAEFTFTNRKHHCRNCGQVFCGQCTGKQCPLPKYGIEKDVRVCDGCFMALQRPAGAASGKTSSTRVAGDSDLPAEYLNSSLSQQTPARKSEQELKEEEELNLALALSQSEAEQKKQQPISYRMQQRSPSPEAPPVQAQVAVQQQQQEESNPDLAKYLNRSYWEQRKISESSVMASPSAPSPMPPTPQPQQQLPQLLQQAQQMLPAKTADELQIDEFAANMRIQVEIFVNRMKSNSSRGRSISNDSSVQTLFMTLTSLHSQQLSYIKELDDKRMWYEQLQDKLAQIKDSRAALDVLRQEHVEKLRRIAEEQERQRQLQMAQKLEIMRKKKQEYLDYQRQLALQRIQEQEREMQLRQEHQKAQYLMGQQTAPYPYMAAPHGSPSHQLNNVYNPYAAAGGFAAAPNGQFAGGIAPPGMYMMQPDNPYPNPGQANPMMQQLPPQQQPQAPLQQSLQQPQSLQQPPQTLQQPPQSLQQPPQSLQQPPQSLQQPPQSLQQPPQPLQQPQPHLAHVMLQQQQMVQTHSPLANTQAPPQQQQLPPQAAAPPPQQQQQQQLAVSAPPQAIEAQVQAVAAAPAPPQNEPEPVKATEPATAELISFD from the exons ATGTTTCGCTCTACTTTCGATCGAAATCTGG AGAACGCAACCAGCCATTTGCGCTTGGAACCCGACTGGCCATCCATACTCTTGATCTGCGATGAAATCAATCAGAAAGATGTCAC cccaaaaaatgcatttgctgctATTAAGAAGAAAATGAACTCGCCCAATCCGCACTCGGCATGCTACTCGCTACTGGTGCTCGAGAGCATTGTGAAGAACTGCGGAGCTCCGGTGCACGACGAAGTGTTCACCAAGGAGAACTGCGAGATGTTTAGCAGCTTCCTGGAGCAGACGCCGCACGAGAATGTGCGTCAGAAAATGCTGGAACTAGTCCAAACATGGGCCTATGCTTTTCGTTCCATGGACAAATATCAGGCGATTAAG GACACCATGACCATTTTGAAGGCCAAGGGACACACGTTCCCAGAGCTCAAGGAAGCGGATGCCATGTTCACCGCCGACACGGCGCCCAACTGGGCCGATGGCAAGGTGTGTCATCGGTGTCGTGCCGAGTTCACGTTCACCAATCGCAAGCATCACTGCCGTAATTGCGGTCAGGTATTTTGTGGCCAGTGCACGGGTAAACAGTGCCCGCTGCCCAAGTATGGCATCGAGAAGGACGTGCGTGTGTGCGACGGCTGCTTCATGGCACTGCAACGTCCAGCTGGAGCAGCTTCTGGCAAGACGAGTTCAACGCGAGTGGCTGGAGATTCGGATCTGCCTGCGGAATATTTGAACAGCTCGCTGTCACAACAG ACGCCAGCGCGCAAAAGCGAACAGGAGTTGAAGGAGGAGGAAGAACTGAACTTGGCGTTAGCTCTTAGCCAGTCAGAGGCggagcagaagaagcagcaaccgATTAGCTATCGCATGCAGCAACGTTCTCCCAGCCCCGAGGCGCCGCCAGTTCAAGCCCAAGTCGCtgtccaacagcagcagcaggaggaaAGCAATCCCGACTTGGCCAAGTACTTGAATCGCAGCTACTGGGAGCAGCGCAAGATAAGCGAATCCTCGGTCATGGCCAGTCCCTCGGCACCTAGTCCTATGCCTCCTACACCGCAACCccaacagcagctgccacaactGCTGCAACAGGCACAGCAAATGCTGCCAGCCAAGACCGCCGATGAGCTGCAGATCGACGAGTTTGCCGCCAACATGCGAATCCAGGTCGAGATCTTTGTGAACCGCATGAAATCGAATTCGAGTCGTGGTCGCAGCATCTCCAACGATTCCTCGGTGCAGACGCTCTTCATGACGCTGACCTCGCTGCACTCGCAACAGCTCAGCTACATCAAGGAACTGGACGACAAGCGCATGTGGTACGAGCAGCTGCAGGATAAGCTCGCTCAGATCAAGGATTCCCGTGCAGCGTTGGATGTGCTGCGCCAGGAGCATGTGGAGAAGTTGCGTCGCATTGCCGAGGAGCAGGAGCGACAGCGTCAACTGCAGATGGCTCAGAAGCTTGAGATTATGCGCAAGAAGAAGCAAGAGTATTTGGACTATCAACGTCAGCTGGCACTGCAGCGCATCCAGGAGCAGGAACGCGAAATGCAGCTGCGCCAGGAGCATCAAAAGGCGCAGTATTTGATGGGGCAGCAGACAGCGCCATATCCCTACATGGCAGCGCCTCACGGTTCGCCCTCGCATCAATTGAACAACGTTTACAATCCGTATGCGGCAGCTGGCGGCTTTGCCGCTGCTCCGAATGGACAATTTGCGGGAGGGATTGCGCCTCCTGGCATGTACATGATGCAACCCGACAACCCGTATCCCAATCCCGGACAAGCTAATCCAATGATGCAGCAGCTAccgccacaacagcaacctCAAGCGCCGCTGCAGCAGTCCCTACAACAGCCACAGTCCCTTCAGCAACCACCTCAGACCCTTCAGCAACCACCGCAATCCCTTCAGCAACCACCTCAATCCCTTCAGCAACCACCACAATCCCTACAACAGCCACCACAGTCCCTTCAGCAACCACCGCAACCTCTTCAGCAACCCCAACCCCATCTGGCTCACGtcatgttgcagcaacaacaaatggttCAAACACATTCGCCCCTCGCCAACACTCAAGCTccgccgcaacaacaacaactgcctCCACAAGCAGCTGCTCCaccaccacagcaacaacaacaacaacagctcgcAGTCTCAGCTCCACCTCAAGCCATCGAAGCCCAGGTTCaagctgtggctgctgcgcCAGCTCCGCCGCAAAACGAACCCGAACCCGTCAAGGCAACTGAACCTGCCACCGCGGAGCTCATCAGCTTTGATTAG
- the LOC117563709 gene encoding hepatocyte growth factor-regulated tyrosine kinase substrate isoform X1, whose translation MFRSTFDRNLENATSHLRLEPDWPSILLICDEINQKDVTPKNAFAAIKKKMNSPNPHSACYSLLVLESIVKNCGAPVHDEVFTKENCEMFSSFLEQTPHENVRQKMLELVQTWAYAFRSMDKYQAIKDTMTILKAKGHTFPELKEADAMFTADTAPNWADGKVCHRCRAEFTFTNRKHHCRNCGQVFCGQCTGKQCPLPKYGIEKDVRVCDGCFMALQRPAGAASGKTSSTRVAGDSDLPAEYLNSSLSQQVQTPARKSEQELKEEEELNLALALSQSEAEQKKQQPISYRMQQRSPSPEAPPVQAQVAVQQQQQEESNPDLAKYLNRSYWEQRKISESSVMASPSAPSPMPPTPQPQQQLPQLLQQAQQMLPAKTADELQIDEFAANMRIQVEIFVNRMKSNSSRGRSISNDSSVQTLFMTLTSLHSQQLSYIKELDDKRMWYEQLQDKLAQIKDSRAALDVLRQEHVEKLRRIAEEQERQRQLQMAQKLEIMRKKKQEYLDYQRQLALQRIQEQEREMQLRQEHQKAQYLMGQQTAPYPYMAAPHGSPSHQLNNVYNPYAAAGGFAAAPNGQFAGGIAPPGMYMMQPDNPYPNPGQANPMMQQLPPQQQPQAPLQQSLQQPQSLQQPPQTLQQPPQSLQQPPQSLQQPPQSLQQPPQSLQQPPQPLQQPQPHLAHVMLQQQQMVQTHSPLANTQAPPQQQQLPPQAAAPPPQQQQQQQLAVSAPPQAIEAQVQAVAAAPAPPQNEPEPVKATEPATAELISFD comes from the exons ATGTTTCGCTCTACTTTCGATCGAAATCTGG AGAACGCAACCAGCCATTTGCGCTTGGAACCCGACTGGCCATCCATACTCTTGATCTGCGATGAAATCAATCAGAAAGATGTCAC cccaaaaaatgcatttgctgctATTAAGAAGAAAATGAACTCGCCCAATCCGCACTCGGCATGCTACTCGCTACTGGTGCTCGAGAGCATTGTGAAGAACTGCGGAGCTCCGGTGCACGACGAAGTGTTCACCAAGGAGAACTGCGAGATGTTTAGCAGCTTCCTGGAGCAGACGCCGCACGAGAATGTGCGTCAGAAAATGCTGGAACTAGTCCAAACATGGGCCTATGCTTTTCGTTCCATGGACAAATATCAGGCGATTAAG GACACCATGACCATTTTGAAGGCCAAGGGACACACGTTCCCAGAGCTCAAGGAAGCGGATGCCATGTTCACCGCCGACACGGCGCCCAACTGGGCCGATGGCAAGGTGTGTCATCGGTGTCGTGCCGAGTTCACGTTCACCAATCGCAAGCATCACTGCCGTAATTGCGGTCAGGTATTTTGTGGCCAGTGCACGGGTAAACAGTGCCCGCTGCCCAAGTATGGCATCGAGAAGGACGTGCGTGTGTGCGACGGCTGCTTCATGGCACTGCAACGTCCAGCTGGAGCAGCTTCTGGCAAGACGAGTTCAACGCGAGTGGCTGGAGATTCGGATCTGCCTGCGGAATATTTGAACAGCTCGCTGTCACAACAGGTGCAG ACGCCAGCGCGCAAAAGCGAACAGGAGTTGAAGGAGGAGGAAGAACTGAACTTGGCGTTAGCTCTTAGCCAGTCAGAGGCggagcagaagaagcagcaaccgATTAGCTATCGCATGCAGCAACGTTCTCCCAGCCCCGAGGCGCCGCCAGTTCAAGCCCAAGTCGCtgtccaacagcagcagcaggaggaaAGCAATCCCGACTTGGCCAAGTACTTGAATCGCAGCTACTGGGAGCAGCGCAAGATAAGCGAATCCTCGGTCATGGCCAGTCCCTCGGCACCTAGTCCTATGCCTCCTACACCGCAACCccaacagcagctgccacaactGCTGCAACAGGCACAGCAAATGCTGCCAGCCAAGACCGCCGATGAGCTGCAGATCGACGAGTTTGCCGCCAACATGCGAATCCAGGTCGAGATCTTTGTGAACCGCATGAAATCGAATTCGAGTCGTGGTCGCAGCATCTCCAACGATTCCTCGGTGCAGACGCTCTTCATGACGCTGACCTCGCTGCACTCGCAACAGCTCAGCTACATCAAGGAACTGGACGACAAGCGCATGTGGTACGAGCAGCTGCAGGATAAGCTCGCTCAGATCAAGGATTCCCGTGCAGCGTTGGATGTGCTGCGCCAGGAGCATGTGGAGAAGTTGCGTCGCATTGCCGAGGAGCAGGAGCGACAGCGTCAACTGCAGATGGCTCAGAAGCTTGAGATTATGCGCAAGAAGAAGCAAGAGTATTTGGACTATCAACGTCAGCTGGCACTGCAGCGCATCCAGGAGCAGGAACGCGAAATGCAGCTGCGCCAGGAGCATCAAAAGGCGCAGTATTTGATGGGGCAGCAGACAGCGCCATATCCCTACATGGCAGCGCCTCACGGTTCGCCCTCGCATCAATTGAACAACGTTTACAATCCGTATGCGGCAGCTGGCGGCTTTGCCGCTGCTCCGAATGGACAATTTGCGGGAGGGATTGCGCCTCCTGGCATGTACATGATGCAACCCGACAACCCGTATCCCAATCCCGGACAAGCTAATCCAATGATGCAGCAGCTAccgccacaacagcaacctCAAGCGCCGCTGCAGCAGTCCCTACAACAGCCACAGTCCCTTCAGCAACCACCTCAGACCCTTCAGCAACCACCGCAATCCCTTCAGCAACCACCTCAATCCCTTCAGCAACCACCACAATCCCTACAACAGCCACCACAGTCCCTTCAGCAACCACCGCAACCTCTTCAGCAACCCCAACCCCATCTGGCTCACGtcatgttgcagcaacaacaaatggttCAAACACATTCGCCCCTCGCCAACACTCAAGCTccgccgcaacaacaacaactgcctCCACAAGCAGCTGCTCCaccaccacagcaacaacaacaacaacagctcgcAGTCTCAGCTCCACCTCAAGCCATCGAAGCCCAGGTTCaagctgtggctgctgcgcCAGCTCCGCCGCAAAACGAACCCGAACCCGTCAAGGCAACTGAACCTGCCACCGCGGAGCTCATCAGCTTTGATTAG